The genomic region TCAGGAGGTTTACGCGGGATAGGGTCGACCGGGAGATCCTGATTGAGTTTGTCGACTACGCCCGGCTTGCGCCCTCGACGCTCAACTACCAGGCGCTGGAGTTCATCGTGGTCGACGAGGTCAAGACGGTCGACGAGATGTTTAATAACGTCAAGCTCGCCCTCTTTTTACCCGAGGATCAGAGGCCGACTTTCGACGAGCGCCCGGCCGCCTACATCGTGATCCTCGCCAATACCGACGTGATGAAAAAGAACTTCGAGCGGGACGTGGGGGCGGCGGCCGAGAACATCCTCCTGGGGGCTTTAGCCCGGGGCCTGGGCGGCGTCCTTATGTGGAGCGTGGACCGGGATGCGGTGAGACGCCTCCTCAACGTCCCCGACAAATACGTGATCGACTCAGCCATTGCGCTGGGGCGCCCGGCCGAGGAGGCGAAGATAGTCGAGCCCGTGGACGGTAGCCTTCGCTATTACAGGGACGACAAGGGCGTCCACAACGTCCCGAAGCGGCCGCTGAAAACAATATTGCACTTGAACGGATTTTGATATGGCGGATAAAGAGAGTATATCCCACGCGGTTCACCCAGGCCGCTTCACCTGGGACTTCTGGTACCACTACGACGCAGGGAAAAGGATCTTCCACGTCCTATACCTCAACGCCGAGAGGGAGCTGGCGAAAACCGACCAGCACCACTTCCACTCCGTGGTCGGCTACGCAAAAACGGCGGACTTCGAGAAGTTCGACTGGGTGAATGACGATGTCTTCACGGCCGATAGCGGCTCGTGGGACAACACGTCGATCTGGACGGGGGACGTGGTCAGGGTAAAAAACGGCTATCTCATGTTCTACACGTCGAGGGACGCGAGGGAGGAGAGCGAGGGGGACTTCCTGACGCAGAACGTGGGCGCGGCGCTATCGGCCGATTTCATAAGCTGGGAGCGGATACCCGATTTCAGGATAGCCCCCGACGCGAGATACTACGAGACGGCGCATGTTGACGGCGACACCACGATACAGGCGTGGCGCGACCCGTTCGTCTTCAGGCACGGGGGCGAGACATGGATGATAATCGCGGCGAAGGCGAAGGCGCTGGAGGTTGGGAGGAAGGGAGCCGTGGGGCTGCTCAAGGCGAAGCGTGGTTCCTTGACCCAATGGGAGGCGATGCCGCCCATATACCCGACATCAGCTCCCGGTATCTATGACGAACTGGAGGTCCCCCAGGCCTACATTGATAAGGATGGGAAGCTGACGCTCGTCTACTCGATGAAGGACGTATACGACCACGCGCCGGGGACGGGGGGCAAAGGCGGCCTCCACGCGGTGAGCGTGGGAGACCCGGCGGAAGCGGTCGAGGAACAACAACCGGAGGTCGTCCTCGGCTACTCCTCCGGCGTATACGCCGCAAGGGTGATCCCGGAGCTCGGGGGGGTCGTCGTCGGCTTTGACCTGAAGGATGGGGGGTTCGTGAAGAGCGGCGTCACGACCGGCCTTAGGAGCACCGACCGCGATTTTTCGGGGATTGGGGTGTAGGGGGGGGTAATTATAAAGTTATACTAATTTTTTTTCGCCTTTGAACTTTCTTTTATCTCCTTGATCGCGTTTTGGAAATAGTCCTTTCCATAATCCATACCATATTTGTCTAAAATTTCAAGCGCCTCACGGAGGTATTCTTGAGCCTTTTTGAAATCCTTTTTTTCTTTGTAAGCGAGTCCGATATTACCAAGAGTAGTTGCCTCTCCCTCTATGTTACCAATATCCTTGTTTATTACAAGAGCTTCATTGAAGTACTTCAACGCCTCATCCATTTCTCCCTTTGCTCCGTAAATAAGACCGATATTACCTAGTGCTATACCTTCACCTTTCCTATATCCTATATCCCTGTGAACTAAAAGGGCGTCATTATAGTACTTCATTGCATTATCTAAATCCCCTTTATCTTTATAAATATTCCCTATATTTCCAAGGGCAATAACTTCTCCTTGCTTATGCCCTATCTCTATATTGATTTGGAGATTTTTTTTATAATATTCAAGCGCTTTCACTTTTTCTTCCTTTAAATAGTAGATATTTCCGATACTTCCTAGGGCAATAGCTTCTCCCCTTTTGTCACTAATCTCTTTAAAAACTTTTAAAGCTTTTTCTTGGTAATTCATAGCTTTATTAAGATCAACTTTTGTACCCTTTGAAATATATACATTTCCAATATTTGTGAGGTCATTAGCTTCTCCCCGCTTATCTCCATTCTCTTTATGTATTAAAAGGGCATTGTTGTAATATTCTAACGCTGTGTCTAAATCTCCTCTATCTTTATAGACAATACCAATATTCCCAAGGGATTTAGCTTCACCTTCTCTGTAACCAATCTCTCTACTTAACTCAAGTTCTTTACTAAAGTATTCAAATGCTTTATCTTGATATCCACTCGTCAAGTAAATTTTTCCCATTTTTCCAAAGCAGATGATTTGAGTCTTTTTGTCTCCTGAAAATTCAGCTTGTTCAAGAGCTTCGGTATAGTATGTTATTGATTTGGACATATTTCC from Candidatus Zymogenus saltonus harbors:
- a CDS encoding nitroreductase family protein — its product is MDVIDAILKRRTIRRFTRDRVDREILIEFVDYARLAPSTLNYQALEFIVVDEVKTVDEMFNNVKLALFLPEDQRPTFDERPAAYIVILANTDVMKKNFERDVGAAAENILLGALARGLGGVLMWSVDRDAVRRLLNVPDKYVIDSAIALGRPAEEAKIVEPVDGSLRYYRDDKGVHNVPKRPLKTILHLNGF
- a CDS encoding beta-fructosidase; translation: MADKESISHAVHPGRFTWDFWYHYDAGKRIFHVLYLNAERELAKTDQHHFHSVVGYAKTADFEKFDWVNDDVFTADSGSWDNTSIWTGDVVRVKNGYLMFYTSRDAREESEGDFLTQNVGAALSADFISWERIPDFRIAPDARYYETAHVDGDTTIQAWRDPFVFRHGGETWMIIAAKAKALEVGRKGAVGLLKAKRGSLTQWEAMPPIYPTSAPGIYDELEVPQAYIDKDGKLTLVYSMKDVYDHAPGTGGKGGLHAVSVGDPAEAVEEQQPEVVLGYSSGVYAARVIPELGGVVVGFDLKDGGFVKSGVTTGLRSTDRDFSGIGV
- a CDS encoding tetratricopeptide repeat protein gives rise to the protein MLEKLSKELKEYFNETKISLDPNKYEVLNLEEMNKVKKLEKLLEEQTTPPKTSLLINLGDIEYFQGNMSKSITYYTEALEQAEFSGDKKTQIICFGKMGKIYLTSGYQDKAFEYFSKELELSREIGYREGEAKSLGNIGIVYKDRGDLDTALEYYNNALLIHKENGDKRGEANDLTNIGNVYISKGTKVDLNKAMNYQEKALKVFKEISDKRGEAIALGSIGNIYYLKEEKVKALEYYKKNLQINIEIGHKQGEVIALGNIGNIYKDKGDLDNAMKYYNDALLVHRDIGYRKGEGIALGNIGLIYGAKGEMDEALKYFNEALVINKDIGNIEGEATTLGNIGLAYKEKKDFKKAQEYLREALEILDKYGMDYGKDYFQNAIKEIKESSKAKKN